In a genomic window of Myxococcales bacterium:
- a CDS encoding elongation factor G — protein sequence MITDLSKVRNIGISAHIDSGKTTLTERILFYTKRIHAIHEVKGKDGVGAKMDSMELERERGITIQSAATYCTWGGSSPRVGMKSYHVNIIDTPGHVDFTVEVERSLRVLDGAIMVLCGVAGVQSQSYTVDRQMRRYNVPRIAFVNKLDRSGANPFRVRDQLKEKLRLHPVMIQAPIGLEDKLEGVVDLIEMVAIRFFGDNGNQIEYSAIPDDMKEQCDKLREEMLDQLSMVNDELTEAMLEDKVTPELIRKALRESTIALKCTPVMMGSALGNKGVQILLDGVAQYLPDPTEVPNIALDLDQGEAPQTLASDPTKPLVLLAFKLEDGRYGQLTYIRVYQGKLEKDDFITNVRTGKKVKVGRLVRMHSDDKEDIVDTSAGDICALFGIDCNSGDTFTDGTVNVAMTSMFVPKPVISVAIRAKDSGAEINMSKALNRFTKEDPTFQCYVDAESNETIIAGMGELHLDVYIERMKREYKAEVVTSPPQVAYRETIGAKVEFNYTHKKQTGGSGQYGRVAGYAEPFDGDFEFSDEIKGGAIPREFIPSCEKGFKSMMAKSPRLGVPVVGIRVAIDDGQSHAVDSSDIAFQEAARGAFRDFFQRAKPRILEPIMKVALEGPAEFSGNMLSLIMQRRGIVVQSGEEEGGVKVEAEVPLAEMFGFSTPLRSATQGKAEFTMEFAKYSDVPSNIGEELLAKAAKAKADAKK from the coding sequence GTGATCACCGACCTCTCGAAAGTCCGCAACATCGGCATCTCGGCCCACATCGACAGTGGCAAGACCACGCTGACCGAGCGCATCCTCTTCTATACAAAGCGGATCCACGCGATCCACGAGGTCAAGGGCAAGGACGGCGTCGGCGCGAAGATGGACTCGATGGAGCTCGAGCGCGAGCGCGGCATCACGATCCAGTCGGCCGCGACCTACTGCACCTGGGGCGGCAGCTCGCCTCGGGTCGGGATGAAGTCCTACCACGTCAACATCATCGACACCCCCGGCCACGTCGACTTCACGGTCGAGGTCGAGCGCTCGCTGCGCGTGCTCGACGGCGCCATCATGGTGCTGTGCGGCGTCGCCGGCGTGCAGTCGCAGTCGTACACGGTCGACCGCCAGATGCGCCGGTACAACGTGCCGCGCATCGCGTTCGTCAACAAGCTCGACCGCTCGGGCGCGAACCCGTTCCGCGTGCGCGATCAGCTCAAGGAGAAGCTGCGCCTGCACCCGGTCATGATCCAGGCGCCGATCGGCCTCGAGGACAAGCTCGAGGGCGTCGTCGACCTGATCGAGATGGTCGCGATCCGCTTCTTCGGCGACAACGGCAACCAGATCGAGTACTCGGCCATCCCCGACGACATGAAGGAGCAGTGCGACAAGCTCCGCGAGGAGATGCTCGACCAGCTCTCCATGGTCAACGACGAGCTGACCGAGGCGATGCTCGAGGACAAGGTCACGCCCGAGCTGATCCGCAAGGCGCTGCGCGAGTCGACGATCGCGCTCAAGTGCACGCCGGTCATGATGGGATCGGCGCTCGGCAACAAGGGCGTCCAGATCCTCCTCGACGGCGTCGCGCAGTACCTGCCCGACCCGACCGAGGTCCCGAACATCGCGCTCGACCTCGACCAGGGCGAGGCGCCCCAGACGCTGGCGTCGGATCCGACCAAGCCGCTGGTGCTCTTGGCGTTCAAGCTCGAGGACGGTCGCTACGGCCAGCTCACGTACATCCGCGTGTACCAGGGCAAGCTCGAGAAGGACGACTTCATCACGAACGTCCGCACGGGCAAGAAGGTCAAGGTCGGCCGCCTGGTGCGCATGCACTCGGACGACAAGGAAGACATCGTCGACACCTCGGCCGGCGACATCTGCGCGCTGTTCGGCATCGACTGCAACTCGGGCGACACCTTCACCGACGGCACCGTCAACGTGGCGATGACCTCGATGTTCGTGCCCAAGCCGGTCATCTCGGTCGCGATCCGGGCCAAGGACTCCGGCGCCGAGATCAACATGTCGAAGGCGCTCAACCGGTTCACCAAGGAAGACCCGACCTTCCAGTGCTACGTCGACGCCGAGTCGAACGAGACCATCATCGCCGGCATGGGCGAGCTGCACCTCGACGTCTACATCGAGCGCATGAAGCGCGAGTACAAGGCCGAGGTCGTCACCAGCCCGCCCCAGGTCGCGTACCGCGAGACCATCGGCGCCAAGGTCGAGTTCAACTACACCCACAAGAAGCAGACCGGCGGCTCGGGCCAGTACGGCCGCGTGGCCGGCTACGCCGAGCCGTTCGACGGCGACTTCGAGTTCAGCGACGAGATCAAGGGCGGCGCCATCCCGCGCGAGTTCATCCCGTCGTGCGAGAAGGGCTTCAAGTCGATGATGGCCAAGAGCCCGCGCCTGGGCGTGCCGGTCGTCGGCATCCGGGTCGCGATCGACGACGGCCAGTCGCACGCGGTCGACTCGTCGGACATCGCGTTCCAGGAAGCCGCCCGCGGCGCCTTCCGCGACTTCTTCCAGCGCGCCAAGCCCCGCATCCTCGAGCCGATCATGAAGGTCGCGCTCGAGGGCCCGGCCGAGTTCTCGGGCAACATGCTGTCGCTGATCATGCAGCGCCGCGGCATCGTCGTGCAGTCGGGCGAGGAGGAGGGCGGCGTCAAGGTCGAGGCCGAGGTGCCGCTGGCCGAGATGTTCGGGTTCTCGACCCCGCTGCGGTCGGCGACCCAGGGCAAGGCCGAGTTCACGATGGAGTTCGCCAAGTACTCCGACGTCCCGTCGAACATCGGCGAGGAGCTGCTGGCCAAGGCCGCCAAGGCCAAGGCCGACGCCAAGAAGTGA
- a CDS encoding DUF99 family protein has protein sequence MKPITNVVGFDDAPFAHDHRGDVRVVGAVCSRTRLDGVLSGKVRRDGTNSTDALIALVANGKFRGHVRAVLLQGIALAGFNVVDVHRLHAALGVPVVVVVRKHPRLGMVRDALLDRTPGGARKWKLVEAAGPLTNLGTMWVQHIGLSAADATALLRATTLHGNVPEPLRLAHLIAGGVTTGQSRGRA, from the coding sequence ATGAAGCCCATCACCAACGTCGTCGGGTTCGATGACGCGCCGTTCGCGCACGACCACCGCGGCGACGTGCGCGTGGTCGGCGCTGTCTGCTCGCGCACGCGGCTCGACGGCGTCTTGTCGGGCAAGGTCCGCCGCGACGGCACCAACTCCACGGACGCGCTGATCGCGCTGGTCGCCAACGGCAAGTTCCGCGGGCACGTGCGCGCGGTGCTGCTGCAGGGCATCGCGCTCGCGGGCTTCAACGTCGTCGACGTCCACCGCTTGCACGCGGCCCTCGGCGTGCCCGTCGTGGTCGTGGTGCGCAAGCACCCGCGGCTCGGCATGGTCCGGGACGCGCTGCTCGACCGCACGCCCGGCGGCGCCCGCAAGTGGAAGCTGGTCGAGGCCGCCGGCCCCCTGACCAACCTCGGCACGATGTGGGTCCAGCACATCGGCCTGTCCGCCGCCGACGCCACCGCGCTGCTCCGCGCGACCACGCTCCACGGCAACGTGCCCGAGCCGCTGCGCCTCGCCCACCTGATCGCCGGCGGCGTCACCACCGGCCAGAGCCGCGGCCGGGCCTGA
- a CDS encoding transposase — protein MLGRRRGQQLEFVVTKARVGHGGRRKGAGRKRRGAQTPPHRARPVHDPRQPVHVVLKVVGDVGRLRRRSAYQAMRWAMVRALGRHDFRVVHVSIQGNHIHLLCEADDRIALANGVRGLCISAARRLNLAISEERGVRRRGRVFAARYHATPITNPRQARNALAYVLNNWRRHRADHGGVGQRRAQVDPYSTAVWFVGWAERDGVPFAWPRGFEPLPSARPQTWLLADGWRRGGAPPSLWQVPGAIDA, from the coding sequence ATGCTTGGGCGGCGGCGAGGACAGCAACTGGAGTTCGTGGTGACCAAGGCGCGGGTCGGCCATGGCGGTCGGCGCAAGGGCGCGGGCCGCAAGCGGCGAGGCGCCCAGACGCCGCCGCATCGCGCTCGACCGGTCCACGATCCGCGGCAGCCGGTGCACGTCGTGCTGAAGGTCGTCGGCGATGTCGGGCGCTTGCGCCGGCGCAGCGCGTACCAGGCGATGCGCTGGGCGATGGTCCGCGCGCTGGGTCGTCACGACTTCCGCGTGGTCCACGTGTCGATCCAGGGCAACCACATCCACCTCCTGTGCGAGGCGGATGACCGGATCGCGCTGGCCAACGGCGTGCGCGGGCTGTGCATCTCGGCGGCGCGACGCTTGAACCTGGCGATCTCCGAGGAGCGCGGTGTCCGGCGGCGCGGCCGGGTGTTCGCGGCGCGCTACCACGCGACGCCGATCACGAACCCGCGGCAGGCGCGCAACGCGCTGGCGTACGTGCTCAACAACTGGCGGCGGCACCGCGCCGACCATGGCGGGGTCGGGCAGCGACGGGCCCAGGTCGATCCGTACTCGACGGCGGTGTGGTTCGTCGGCTGGGCCGAGCGCGACGGCGTGCCGTTCGCGTGGCCGCGCGGCTTCGAGCCGCTGCCGTCGGCGCGGCCGCAGACGTGGCTGCTCGCGGATGGCTGGCGCCGGGGCGGCGCGCCGCCGAGCCTGTGGCAGGTGCCGGGAGCGATCGACGCGTGA
- a CDS encoding Bax inhibitor-1/YccA family protein, producing MPQAPPQPQQPWNQPPPPQQPPWGAQPPMPQAPPPQQGWGGQPPQGGPPQQQGWGGQPPMPGMPGAPPQQGWGGPPQGGPPPQQGWGGPPQGGPSPMQPAWGGPPPQQGFGAPPGVGFGAPPAGARGIAGADATQGLSSRVRFIRLVYLHLFAAIVAFTGIEWLLFNNKTLGEKVTGPLVEFALGHEYGGEFFAAPRWHWGVVLAVFTGLSFIAHYLAEHTRSKPLHYIGLAIYTIGEALIFVPLLMIVTWVTKDMVASGKGDPNIIRDAAYITLGVFGALTASVFVTKKDFSFLRTALAVGGAAAMGLIVLSLVFGFNLGIVFSIAMVLLAVGQILYETSQIMAHEDPENYVGASLSLFASVALLFWYVIRILLKLRSE from the coding sequence ATGCCGCAGGCGCCGCCGCAGCCGCAGCAGCCCTGGAACCAGCCGCCGCCGCCGCAGCAGCCGCCGTGGGGCGCGCAGCCGCCGATGCCGCAGGCGCCGCCGCCACAGCAGGGCTGGGGTGGTCAGCCGCCGCAGGGTGGGCCGCCGCAGCAGCAGGGCTGGGGTGGTCAGCCGCCGATGCCGGGGATGCCGGGCGCGCCGCCGCAGCAGGGCTGGGGTGGGCCGCCGCAGGGTGGGCCGCCGCCGCAGCAAGGCTGGGGCGGACCGCCGCAGGGTGGGCCGTCGCCGATGCAGCCGGCGTGGGGTGGACCGCCGCCGCAGCAGGGCTTCGGCGCCCCTCCGGGCGTCGGCTTCGGCGCGCCGCCGGCCGGCGCGCGTGGCATCGCCGGCGCGGACGCGACCCAGGGGCTCTCGTCGCGGGTGCGCTTCATCCGGCTCGTCTACTTGCACCTGTTCGCGGCGATCGTCGCGTTCACCGGCATCGAGTGGCTCTTGTTCAACAACAAGACGCTGGGCGAGAAGGTGACCGGGCCGCTGGTCGAGTTCGCGCTCGGCCACGAGTACGGCGGCGAGTTCTTCGCCGCGCCGCGCTGGCACTGGGGCGTCGTGCTCGCGGTGTTCACCGGGCTGAGCTTCATCGCCCACTACCTCGCTGAGCACACGCGCTCCAAGCCGCTGCACTACATCGGCCTGGCCATCTACACGATCGGTGAGGCGCTCATCTTCGTGCCGCTCCTGATGATCGTGACCTGGGTGACCAAGGACATGGTCGCGAGCGGCAAGGGCGATCCCAACATCATCCGCGACGCGGCCTACATCACGCTCGGCGTGTTCGGCGCGCTGACCGCGTCGGTGTTCGTCACCAAGAAGGACTTCTCGTTCCTGCGCACGGCCCTGGCGGTCGGCGGCGCCGCGGCGATGGGCCTGATCGTCCTGTCCCTCGTGTTCGGCTTCAACCTCGGGATCGTGTTCTCGATCGCGATGGTGCTGCTGGCGGTGGGGCAGATCCTCTACGAGACGTCGCAGATCATGGCGCACGAGGATCCCGAGAACTACGTCGGCGCGTCGCTGTCGCTGTTCGCCTCGGTCGCGCTGTTGTTCTGGTACGTCATCCGCATCTTGCTCAAGCTGCGGTCGGAGTAG
- a CDS encoding rhomboid family intramembrane serine protease, with protein sequence MRRTSFKPADPDQLRITRVALVLLFALMGLSLVFGMSDEAGQRRMAEWLVPTPDSVWHQGKVWTLVTGPFLEPRIVSLLFEGLMLWMLLPRLERWWGPRRFLMFVAMTAIAASIAGTLTGLALGRPDAIVGFNPTILAGTIAFGVLYARQPVQFFGVLPMTGRAFMWGMIVLTALFVLIGQEWSEGAAMAAAMAVGAGLASGRIDPIAVWRRRRYAKARSHLSVVPPDVSTMPRRPKGDERYLN encoded by the coding sequence GTGCGCCGTACGAGTTTCAAGCCGGCTGACCCCGACCAGCTCCGGATCACCCGCGTCGCGCTGGTGCTGCTGTTCGCGCTCATGGGCCTGTCGCTGGTGTTCGGGATGTCCGACGAGGCGGGCCAGCGGCGCATGGCCGAGTGGCTGGTGCCGACCCCCGACAGCGTCTGGCACCAGGGCAAGGTGTGGACGCTGGTCACCGGGCCGTTCCTCGAGCCGCGCATCGTGTCGCTCCTGTTCGAGGGCCTGATGCTGTGGATGCTGCTGCCGCGCCTCGAGCGCTGGTGGGGCCCGCGCCGGTTCCTGATGTTCGTCGCGATGACCGCGATCGCCGCCTCGATCGCCGGCACCCTGACCGGCCTCGCGCTCGGGCGGCCCGACGCGATCGTCGGCTTCAACCCCACCATCCTCGCCGGCACGATCGCCTTCGGCGTGCTCTACGCGCGCCAGCCGGTGCAGTTCTTCGGCGTGCTGCCCATGACCGGCCGCGCGTTCATGTGGGGCATGATCGTGCTGACCGCGCTGTTCGTGCTGATCGGCCAGGAGTGGAGCGAGGGCGCCGCGATGGCCGCCGCCATGGCCGTCGGCGCCGGCCTCGCCTCGGGCCGCATCGATCCCATCGCCGTCTGGCGTCGCCGTCGCTACGCCAAGGCCCGCTCGCACCTGTCCGTCGTGCCGCCCGACGTCTCGACCATGCCGCGCCGCCCCAAGGGGGACGAGCGCTACCTCAACTGA
- a CDS encoding energy transducer TonB yields MRPTSPLSAMGTFLIALAGASRAAAAAGAVLASGGPAPGERDAVLRSLEEVRLAMQVCWQRARPAMVKVKVAVAASGVVTKATVVTKGEAAQCAAGVLAVSTLAPSAKAWTGVFRVSTTDEVHAADVRTINNELGNNARALIDCPGLKGFSGVVQVTLTVRKDGVVTAATAAVTAGVRDPPMTDCIAGVVRKMKVAPLSADRTVDAPIHFGAGAGAPIVTLDPKLRATHRGPLDATALAAGFKAWESGLGRCKAQHQSTGAVTLRLDIGPDGAVAAARIERSKLEDVLLDACLLDAARALTFAPARRKTTLRYPLRITETTTFVGRL; encoded by the coding sequence ATGCGCCCGACCTCACCGCTGTCGGCGATGGGCACGTTCTTGATCGCGCTCGCGGGAGCGTCGCGCGCGGCGGCGGCGGCGGGCGCCGTGCTGGCCTCTGGCGGGCCGGCGCCGGGCGAGCGCGACGCGGTGCTGCGTTCGCTCGAGGAGGTGCGCCTGGCGATGCAGGTCTGCTGGCAGCGCGCGCGGCCGGCGATGGTGAAGGTCAAGGTCGCGGTGGCCGCGTCCGGCGTGGTCACGAAGGCGACGGTCGTGACCAAGGGCGAGGCGGCGCAGTGCGCGGCCGGCGTGCTGGCGGTGTCGACGCTGGCGCCCAGCGCCAAGGCCTGGACCGGCGTGTTCAGGGTCAGCACCACCGACGAGGTCCACGCCGCGGATGTCCGCACGATCAACAACGAGCTCGGTAACAACGCGCGGGCGCTGATCGATTGCCCCGGGCTGAAGGGCTTCAGCGGCGTCGTCCAGGTGACGCTGACGGTGCGCAAGGACGGCGTGGTCACGGCCGCGACCGCGGCGGTGACCGCGGGCGTGCGCGACCCGCCGATGACCGACTGCATCGCCGGCGTCGTGCGCAAGATGAAGGTGGCGCCGCTGAGCGCCGACCGCACCGTCGACGCGCCGATCCACTTCGGCGCCGGCGCGGGCGCGCCGATCGTGACGCTGGACCCGAAGCTCCGCGCGACCCACCGCGGGCCGCTCGACGCCACGGCGCTGGCCGCCGGGTTCAAGGCCTGGGAGTCCGGGCTCGGACGGTGCAAGGCGCAGCACCAGTCGACCGGCGCCGTCACCCTGCGCCTCGACATCGGCCCCGACGGCGCGGTCGCGGCGGCGCGCATCGAGCGCTCGAAGCTCGAGGACGTGCTCCTCGACGCGTGCCTGCTCGACGCGGCGCGGGCGCTGACCTTCGCGCCGGCCCGGCGCAAGACGACCCTGCGCTACCCGCTCCGGATCACCGAGACGACGACCTTCGTCGGGCGGCTGTAG